The Gordonia sp. KTR9 genome contains a region encoding:
- a CDS encoding UvrD-helicase domain-containing protein — translation MNSSSSAPLLAGRAGGASSGAAADDRVARLLEGLNPQQRAAVLHAGAPLLIVAGAGSGKTAVLTRRIAYLLAARDVTPGQILAITFTNKAAAEMRERVIDLVGPRAAYMWVSTFHSTCVRILRAQSGLLESMNSNFSIYDSDDSKRLFGMVIRDLDLDPKKFSPRGVSVAVSNFKNELISPDEALASAPEDDPTSTTIARIYAEYQRRLRAANAFDFDDLIGETVALLHRHPQVAEYYRRRFRHVLVDEYQDTNHAQYVLIRELVGEQTTASGLEPSELCVVGDADQCIYAFRGATIRNIEEFERDFPSAETVLLEQNYRSTQTILSAANAVIARNSNRREKRLWTDSGDGELIVGYVADSDRDESTFIAKEIEELTDYSIGGSSSFKYSDVAVFYRTNTGSRAIEEVFVRHGIPYKVVGGTKFYERKEVRDVVAYLRVVANPDDSVSLRRILNTPRRGIGDRAEACVAVHSENTGRSFYESLMDAAEGKVALLNTRAVKQIGGFVDLIEGLRSDFLTHFGEAGTEDADVAFLDATEESADIGELVDAIVERTGYRAELEASNDPQDGARLDNINELVAVAREFSADAAQVDVDAPDDDVEVDREGEAEPGSLAAFLERVSLVADADQVPDEGEGVVTMMTLHTAKGLEFPVVFVTGWEDGHFPHMRALGDPAELSEERRLAYVGITRAKQRLYLTRSITRASWGQPVSNPESRFLQEIPQHLLDWRRTEPRRSARGFGGSSGGVFGRDGAFSGSGGSSMGRGRSSYSPDPARGRNKQVQLDIGDRHNHPKYGMGKVVAKEGSGATERVTIDYGGSAGRVTLLTAGGIPGDKL, via the coding sequence ATGAACAGCTCTTCTTCTGCCCCTCTTCTCGCCGGTCGCGCGGGCGGCGCATCCTCGGGTGCGGCCGCCGACGACCGGGTCGCGCGCCTGCTCGAAGGTCTCAACCCGCAACAGCGCGCCGCGGTCCTGCACGCCGGCGCGCCGTTGCTGATCGTGGCGGGCGCGGGCTCGGGCAAGACGGCGGTGCTGACCCGCCGGATCGCCTACCTGCTGGCCGCGCGGGATGTCACGCCCGGGCAGATCCTGGCCATCACGTTCACCAACAAGGCCGCCGCGGAGATGCGTGAGCGCGTCATCGATCTCGTCGGCCCGCGTGCCGCGTACATGTGGGTCTCGACGTTCCACTCGACGTGTGTGCGCATCCTGCGGGCGCAGTCCGGGCTGCTGGAGTCGATGAACTCGAACTTCTCCATCTACGACTCCGACGACTCGAAACGGCTGTTCGGGATGGTCATCCGCGACCTCGACCTCGACCCCAAGAAGTTCAGCCCGCGTGGGGTGTCGGTGGCCGTGTCGAACTTCAAGAACGAGCTGATCTCGCCCGACGAGGCGCTGGCCTCGGCGCCCGAGGACGACCCGACGTCGACGACGATCGCGCGGATCTACGCCGAGTACCAGCGTCGCCTGCGTGCCGCCAACGCCTTCGACTTCGACGACCTGATCGGCGAGACCGTGGCACTGCTGCACCGGCACCCGCAGGTCGCCGAGTACTACCGGCGCCGGTTCCGTCACGTCCTCGTCGACGAGTACCAGGACACCAACCACGCGCAGTACGTGCTCATCCGCGAACTGGTCGGGGAGCAGACCACGGCGAGCGGTCTGGAGCCCTCGGAACTGTGCGTCGTCGGCGATGCCGACCAGTGCATCTACGCCTTCCGCGGTGCCACGATCCGCAACATCGAGGAGTTCGAGCGCGACTTCCCGTCCGCCGAAACCGTTCTGCTCGAACAGAACTACCGGTCGACGCAGACGATCCTGTCGGCGGCCAACGCCGTCATCGCACGCAACTCGAACCGGCGCGAGAAGCGGTTGTGGACCGACTCCGGCGACGGCGAACTGATCGTCGGATACGTCGCCGACTCCGACCGCGACGAGTCGACGTTCATCGCCAAGGAGATCGAGGAACTCACCGACTACTCGATCGGCGGTTCGTCGAGCTTCAAGTACTCCGACGTCGCGGTGTTCTACCGCACCAACACCGGTTCGCGTGCCATCGAGGAAGTGTTCGTCCGGCACGGGATTCCGTACAAGGTCGTCGGCGGCACCAAGTTCTACGAACGCAAGGAAGTCCGGGATGTGGTCGCCTACCTGCGGGTGGTCGCCAACCCCGACGACTCGGTCAGCCTGCGCCGCATCCTCAACACCCCTCGGCGCGGCATCGGCGACCGCGCGGAGGCCTGCGTCGCCGTCCATTCGGAGAACACCGGCCGGAGCTTCTACGAGTCGCTGATGGACGCGGCCGAGGGCAAGGTGGCACTGCTGAACACGCGGGCCGTCAAGCAGATCGGCGGGTTCGTCGACCTCATCGAGGGACTGCGATCGGACTTCCTCACCCACTTCGGCGAGGCGGGTACCGAAGACGCCGACGTGGCCTTCCTCGACGCCACCGAGGAGTCGGCCGACATCGGCGAGCTCGTCGACGCGATCGTCGAGCGGACCGGTTACCGCGCCGAACTCGAGGCCTCCAACGATCCGCAGGATGGTGCGCGTCTCGACAACATCAACGAACTCGTCGCCGTGGCAAGGGAATTCAGCGCCGATGCCGCGCAGGTCGATGTCGACGCGCCGGACGACGACGTCGAGGTCGATCGCGAGGGTGAGGCCGAACCCGGTTCGCTCGCAGCGTTTCTCGAGCGTGTCTCGCTGGTCGCCGACGCCGATCAGGTGCCCGACGAAGGCGAGGGTGTCGTCACGATGATGACCCTGCACACCGCCAAGGGGCTCGAGTTCCCGGTCGTCTTCGTGACCGGTTGGGAAGACGGACATTTCCCGCACATGCGGGCACTCGGCGATCCGGCCGAGTTGAGCGAGGAACGACGCCTCGCCTACGTCGGCATCACCCGCGCGAAGCAACGTCTGTACCTCACCCGGTCGATCACCCGCGCGTCGTGGGGACAGCCGGTGTCCAACCCGGAATCCCGCTTCTTGCAAGAGATCCCGCAGCATCTGCTCGACTGGCGGCGCACCGAACCGCGGCGCTCGGCGCGCGGCTTCGGCGGGTCGTCGGGCGGAGTGTTCGGCCGCGACGGCGCGTTCTCCGGTTCGGGCGGTTCGTCGATGGGCCGCGGGCGGTCGTCGTACTCGCCGGATCCGGCACGCGGACGCAACAAGCAGGTCCAGCTCGACATCGGCGATCGACACAACCACCCGAAGTACGGGATGGGCAAGGTCGTGGCCAAGGAGGGCAGCGGCGCCACCGAACGCGTCACGATCGACTACGGCGGCAGCGCGGGACGCGTCACGCTTCTCACCGCAGGCGGGATTCCCGGGGACAAGCTCTAG